TAAGTAAAAATCCACGAAGACTCCTGCGGGAATACACGCAATGTAAGACGCAACAGACTACGCAAAAGCGGCGGTTGCGGCTTACACCGTGCCCGCGGAAAGCGAAGTGGATTTTTCCGGTTTGAGAAGCCTATGTTCTATTAGGTGTCTATGCTAAGTACCAGTCATTCAACAATCCTCCGGAAAGCGCAGTGGATTTTTTAAGACATAAAAATTCGGGTATTATGCTGATATAGAAGAAATTATGAAGAGTCCTGTAATTTCTATTACATTCACGCATTTTGCCGACATTGCTTTATTTTCCTCGTCACTATACAACTACGTAGTTTTTCACCATACAATCCCATTAAATTTTTAAATCCTCATTTTTTTAGATTAAATTAATGATTCATTAACATAATAAGTAATGGGCGGCATAAACTATTTAGTAAAGGAGAATGACTCATATGAGAAAATATATATATAATGTTGTCATTATATTATTTGTTTTACAAATGAGTCATGTGCAAGTATTCGCAAATTATGAACAACAAAATATAGCAACGGCTAATTCAATAGAAACATTACAACAGCAAATTCAGAATGAAGTGATGCAATTGTCTACTGAATTTGATATTCGATACACTGGTAATATATCTGACTTAAAAGACCAACTAACAGAGCTTATAAAACATGCCATTACAGATCCATATATTTACGCCAATATTTCTAGTTTCAAATGGAAATATGATGGCTATGCAAATAATATTGTCATTCAATTTCAGTTTACCTATCATATCTCACAGGAAGAGGAGGCATTTGTCGAGCAAAATTTGACAACTATTGTTGCATCTATGCATGGATTAAGCAAACTGGAGAAAATACAGGCTGCACATGATTATATCGTCTTAACTTCTGAGTATTCAAAGGATAGTGAAGGAAGTCAGTATTCCCCATACACGTTGCTAACTGAAAACAAGGGTGTATGTCAGGCCTATGCTTTAGTACTATATCGGATGTTAGAGATGCTAGACTTTGAAGTACAATATGTACCAGGTAAAGTGGGAGAACAATTGCATGCATGGGTATTAGTGAAGCTTGATAATGAGTGGTACCATATTGATGTTACATGGGATGATCCATTGCCCGATCATAAGGGCGAGGTACGCTATAATTATTTTCTCGTTTCTGATAAGCAACTAGCACAAGATCATACATGGGATTATGCAAGTTTTCCAGCGGCAACAAGTGAGAAATATGCTGATTGGCAGCAAATAACTAAAGTTGAAGTTCTTACGAAACCTTTAACTAATTATTTAAATTATAATAGAGGGCTCGCTATGCTAGAAGAAAATACACTTCATATAAAACAATTAGTAGAACCAACGCCTCTGTTATTCAATCAGGATCAAAATAACAGCAAGTCTGTTCAAATAGTTTTCGATGAACAAAATGAAAAATTCATTCTACAGAGAAGTTTTACGCTTCGTCCGATTTTTGTGAATGTAAAAACGTATGCTAAAGTTGGACAAAAGAGGCTCATTAGCGTTGACAGAACTGAAAAGAGAATGCCACAAGAAAAATACGTCATAATAAAGGAGGTGTCCCCTTTGCTTGGGGCACCTCCTTCTTCATATTAACAACTAAGTTTTTTTGTATTACTTATGCTCATTAAGTGCCTTCTCTAATGTTTGCATATTTTTCTTCATCAATGTAAAGTACGTTTCATTATTTTTTACATCATCGCTTGTTAACACACTTAAATTATGCAATACAAGTGATTGAGCACCAACTTCTTTTTGAATGACTTCTGCTAATTTAGAAGAAACATTTTGCTCGAATAAAATGTAATGAATATTTAAGTCATTCGCTTTATCGACAATTGCTGTTAGTTCTTTTTGAGAAGGTTCATTTTGTGAGTTTAAGCCTGCAATTGGGACTTGTGTTAAACCATATTGGCCAGCGATGTAGCCAAATGCTGCATGTGACACAAAAAATGTCTTGTCTTGAGTTGCATCAGCCATCGCTTTGTATTCACTGTCTAAATCTTGTAGCTCTTTTACTAGAGCTTCATAATTTGCTGTAAATGTCGCTTCTTGTGCTGGCATTTTTTCAACTAATGTATTTTTAATAGATAGTGCTAAATCTTGACTAATAATAGGCGAGAGCCATACGTGCGGATCGACACTACCATGATCATGAGCTTCATGCTCATCATGGTGATCTTCTTCAGTTGCATCATGTTCATGGTCATGATCAGCTTCATCTTCTTCGTCATGCGAATGGCCAGTGCTAACCGCTAATTTTTCATCGGAAATTTGAGCTGCAGTCGCAACCATTGTAACGTCTTCCTTGGCTAAAGTTTTTTTAGCATTTTCAACAAAGCCCTCAAGCCCTAAGCCGATGTAAAAAAATATATTCGCATCTGCTAATTTCATCATATCTTTTTGTGTTGGCTCAAATGTATGCTCGTTTGTACCAGGAGGATAAATAGAAGAAACTTCTACAAAATCGCCACCGATTCGCTCTGTAAAATAGCTCAATGGATAGACAGTTGTGTATACGGATAACTTGTCTTTATTGTCCGTCGTCTGTTTCGATGTAGATGATTTATCACCGCAGGCAGCTGTAAATAATGCAAGCACAGTAATTAAGAAAAATAGAAATACTTTTTTCATATGTTAGATACCTCTTTCAAATAGTAATCATTACGATTTATTTTTTTGACAGTTTCTATAATAACGCACATCGGAAAAAAGTACAAGAAAAAATGACCTTCGAAAATTAATTCTTTTTCGAAGGCCATTTTTCAGGCACAGGATCAAAGCCACCAGGATGAAGTGGCTGGCATTTTAAAATACGTATTACGGTTAATATTAGACCTTTAATAGCACCGTGCTTTTGAAAAGCTTCTAGTCCGTATGAGGAGCATGTTGGATAGAAGCGGCACGTTGGTGGCGTCATAGGTGAGATGAATTTTCTGTAAAACTGAATGAGCCATATAAAGGGATATTTCATGCTTGACCATCCTTGTGATGTGAATTTGATTGCTCAGGCTTAGCATCAATTGTTTGTGTAAAAAAGTCGCCTTTTTTCTTGAGAATGACAATGACGGAGACACCAAACATTAGCATCATCATGGCAATCATAATTATTATTGGTAATGGCACACCCATTGTTTTCACTCCAATTTCTATTCGTTATTGTAATTATAAAAGATGATCTTAAGAATGTGTTTATAATTTGCTTGGCTAGGTTCAAACGATAGCTGAAACAAATTAAGGCCCTGCGACTGTCAACAGATTTTTACAGAAGTTTTCTGATCGGGCTATATAAATCTGGTGCAATTACGTCGTGGCGTAATTGATTATTCATCGTGTTGATGAAAACTTTGATTAGGCTTTTCATCAACCGTATGCTTAAAGGCATAAGCACGATTGACACTTACAATGGTAGCAATTGTAACTAAAACAACGATTATGATTGCTACCGTTAAGAGCGAGACTAAACTCATTGCATTCACTCCGTTCTTGTTCATTATACCTATTATAAAATAGATGCTCTAGTTTAGTTGTGAAGGAAGTTTGACATTCCAGCGAATAAAACATTCTGTTTACCACCATACTATGGAAAAAGGGG
The genomic region above belongs to Lysinibacillus sp. FSL W8-0992 and contains:
- a CDS encoding transglutaminase domain-containing protein gives rise to the protein MRKYIYNVVIILFVLQMSHVQVFANYEQQNIATANSIETLQQQIQNEVMQLSTEFDIRYTGNISDLKDQLTELIKHAITDPYIYANISSFKWKYDGYANNIVIQFQFTYHISQEEEAFVEQNLTTIVASMHGLSKLEKIQAAHDYIVLTSEYSKDSEGSQYSPYTLLTENKGVCQAYALVLYRMLEMLDFEVQYVPGKVGEQLHAWVLVKLDNEWYHIDVTWDDPLPDHKGEVRYNYFLVSDKQLAQDHTWDYASFPAATSEKYADWQQITKVEVLTKPLTNYLNYNRGLAMLEENTLHIKQLVEPTPLLFNQDQNNSKSVQIVFDEQNEKFILQRSFTLRPIFVNVKTYAKVGQKRLISVDRTEKRMPQEKYVIIKEVSPLLGAPPSSY
- a CDS encoding metal ABC transporter solute-binding protein, Zn/Mn family, which encodes MKKVFLFFLITVLALFTAACGDKSSTSKQTTDNKDKLSVYTTVYPLSYFTERIGGDFVEVSSIYPPGTNEHTFEPTQKDMMKLADANIFFYIGLGLEGFVENAKKTLAKEDVTMVATAAQISDEKLAVSTGHSHDEEDEADHDHEHDATEEDHHDEHEAHDHGSVDPHVWLSPIISQDLALSIKNTLVEKMPAQEATFTANYEALVKELQDLDSEYKAMADATQDKTFFVSHAAFGYIAGQYGLTQVPIAGLNSQNEPSQKELTAIVDKANDLNIHYILFEQNVSSKLAEVIQKEVGAQSLVLHNLSVLTSDDVKNNETYFTLMKKNMQTLEKALNEHK
- the yidD gene encoding membrane protein insertion efficiency factor YidD; this encodes MKYPFIWLIQFYRKFISPMTPPTCRFYPTCSSYGLEAFQKHGAIKGLILTVIRILKCQPLHPGGFDPVPEKWPSKKN
- the ytzI gene encoding YtzI protein, producing MSLVSLLTVAIIIVVLVTIATIVSVNRAYAFKHTVDEKPNQSFHQHDE